The proteins below come from a single Drosophila busckii strain San Diego stock center, stock number 13000-0081.31 chromosome X, ASM1175060v1, whole genome shotgun sequence genomic window:
- the LOC108607108 gene encoding folylpolyglutamate synthase, mitochondrial, producing the protein MFVRKCRTAIKQTTRFYCLVPQRTCKIDVRGAAAMPPVPRLNQQEQQQQQQQQQQQLQPSFERLVFNPHNCGQATKLSEQDKRDYERDNAEFNAATAELNKLQPNEDSIRNSITITNAKANSVANTIMYLERSGLPLKELEKMSIIHVAGTKGKGSTCALVESILREYGARTGFFSSPHLLSTNERIRINGEPLAKHKFTHYFWKVYNRLLESREHDKDMPTFFMFLTTLGFHVFHAEKVDVLVLEVGMGGELDCTNIVPNVRTVGITSLALEHTQLLGNTLEQIAWQKAGIIKPDSNVFTHVTQPECLEIIYKRAAERNAQVIQVLDTQHYLESNLYAEYLDSFNEYVRLNGALAIALAKDWLRQTKGPLQQLQLDDSKMVSKVLRALLNTHWPGRCQLVAYQNMRVHLDGAHTVESMRVCCEWFAKSITASKNNPKILVFNRTGETDVTGLLQELQRTCPFDMVCFVPNVASTEPIDPSQTTVFCGAEKQIKRAHVIAQSWQKLCESNQVPNQAQVYNNVWDAFNGVRKRYPLNVELDVLITGSIHLLGAAISGLNMFRPLEEEAAKKQQEQSQQQQQQQQLESKDKGRSESIS; encoded by the exons ATGTTTGTACGAAAATGTCGCACAGCGATCAAACAGACTACACGTTTCTATTGTTTAGTGCCACAACGTACATGCAAGATTGACGTTCGTGGCGCGGCCGCAATGCCGCCAGTGCCGAGACTCAatcagcaagagcagcagcagcagcagcaacaacaacaacagcaacttcagCCAAGCTTTGAAAGGCTCGTCTTCAATCCACATAACTGTGGGCAGGCAACAAAGCTCTCTGAACAGGACAAACGTGACTATGAACGCGACAATGCGGAGTTTAAT GCTGCCACCGCCGAGCTTAATAAGCTGCAACCAAATGAGGATAGCATACGCAATTCTATAACCATAACAAATGCCAAGGCCAATTCGGTGGCCAATACGATTATGTACTTGGAGCGCAGTGGGCTGCCGTTGAAGGAATTGGAGAAAATGTCCATTATCCATGTGGCGGGCACCAAGGGCAAG gGCTCCACTTGCGCGCTAGTCGAATCGATTCTACGTGAATATGGCGCACGCACTGGTTTCTTCAGCTCGCCACACTTGCTCTCCACAAATGAACGCATACGGATTAATGGTGAGCCGCTGGCCAAGCACAAGTTTACACATTACTTTTGGAAAGTCTACAATCGTTTGTTGGAGAGTCGCGAGCATGACAAGGATATGCCCACATTCTTTATGTTTTTGACTACGCTCGGCTTTCATGTTTTCCATGCCGAGAAGGTGGATGTGCTGGTGCTGGAGGTGGGCATGGGCGGTGAGCTGGACTGCACGAATATTGTGCCCAATGTGCGCACAGTGGGCATCACTTCGCTGGCCCTGGAGCATACACAGCTGCTGGGCAATACGCTGGAGCAGATTGCCTGGCAGAAGGCGGGCATTATCAAGCCCGATTCCAATGTCTTCACCCATGTGACACAGCCCGAGTGCTTGGAGATCATTTACAAGCGCGCCGCAGAGCGCAATGCTCAGGTTATTCAAGTGCTGGACACACAGCATTATCTCGAGAGTAATCTCTATGCCGAATATCTGGATAGCTTCAATGAGTATGTGCGTCTCAATGGCGCTCTGGCCATTGCCCTGGCCAAGGATTGGCTGCGCCAGACCAAAGGTccattgcagcaattgcagctggaCGACAGCAAGATGGTCTCCAAAGTGCTGCGTGCTCTGCTCAATACCCATTGGCCAGGTCGTTGCCAACTCGTGGCATATCAAAATATGCGCGTTCATCTCGATGGCGCTCACACTGTGGAGAGCATGCGTGTCTGCTGTGAATGGTTCGCCAAGAGCATAACAGCCAG caaaaacaatcCCAAAATCTTGGTCTTTAATCGCACCGGCGAAACAGACGTTACCGGCTTGCTCCAGGAGCTGCAGCGCACTTGCCCCTTCGATATGGTTTGCTTTGTGCCCAACGTGGCCAGCACAGAGCCCATCGATCCCAGCCAGACGACCGTGTTCTGTGGCGCCGAGAAGCAAATTAAGCGTGCCCATGTTATAGCCCAAAGCTGGCAAAAGCTATGCGAAAGCAATCAAGTGCCCAACCAGGCGCAGGTCTATAATAATGTCTGGGATGCTTTCAATGGTGTGCGCAAGCGTTATCCACTTAATGTTGAATTGGATGTGCTCATTACTGGTTCGATACATTTGCTGGGTGCTGCCATTTCGGGATTGAACATGTTTCGACCTTTGGAAGAGGAAGCAGCCAAGAAGCAACAAGAgcagtcacaacaacaacaacaacaacagcaactggagTCAAAGGACAAAGGACGCAGCGAGTCTATTAGTTAG
- the LOC108607109 gene encoding box C/D snoRNA protein 1 has product MSETATNAACRLGNCEVCAAQPARYACPKCEVKTCSLPCVQIHKRELNCDGIRNRTKFLPLSEMTAREFMSDYCFLEECTRYTEQRKQDRWKHQRELPVPLQRLRTAAKQRGIQLKLLQSHFSRRQQNTSFLDWKLSRLYWRVEWIFTHSLDPSTHFVDARCDEQLTLTALLTKYFNEPHKQLQPHQAAGIGQVSLWLRAEGVKRSGTRCFQLAPHKTLAANLAGKTIIEFPTIYVSYEQRPPEGLEAIDSDEELDIVPPSAEVKPTTVKATQPTEPTDVFALAASFETAQDDASTESSSDEHEARDEV; this is encoded by the exons atgagcgaaacagcaacaaatgcagcgtG TCGCTTGGGGAACTGTGAAGTATGCGCTGCACAGCCCGCGCGTTATGCTTGCCCCAAATGTGAAGTAAAGACTTGCTCTCTGCCCTGCGTGCAAATACATAAACGTGAGCTCAACTGCGATGGCATACGGAATCGTACTAAATTTTTGCCATTGAGTGAGATGACAGCACGTGAATTTATGAGCGATTATTGTTTTCTGGAGGAATGCACTCGGTATACAGAGCAACGCAAGCAGGATCGATGGAAGCATCAGCGTGAATTACCAGTACCTCTGCAACGCCTGCGTACTGCGGCCAAACAACGTGGCATTCAACTGAAATTGTTGCAGTCACACTTCAGTCGCCGTCAGCAAAACACCAGCTTTTTAGACTGGAAGCTCTCGCGTTTATATTGGCGCGTTGAATGGATATTTACGCATAGCTTAGACCCTAGCACACACTTTGTGGATGCACGTTGCGATGAGCAGCTTACGCTGACAGCCCTGTTGacgaaatattttaatgagcCTCATAAGCAGTTGCAGCCACACCAAGCCGCTGGCATTGGTCAAGTAAGCTTATGGCTGCGTGCCGAGGGAGTTAAACGAAGCGGAACTCGCTGCTTTCAGCTGGCACCACACAAAACACTGGCCGCTAACTTGGCTGGAAAAACTATCATAGAGTTTCCCACTATTTATGTAAGCTATGAACAGCGGCCACCAGAAGGATTGGAAGCTATTGACAGCG ATGAGGAGTTGGATATAGTGCCACCCAGTGCTGAAGTGAAGCCAACTACAGTCAAAGCAACGCAACCAACCGAGCCTACAGATGTCTTTGCGCTGGCTGCGAGCTTTGAAACTGCGCAAGATGATGCGTCTACGGAATCCAGCAGCGATGAGCATGAAGCGCGGGATGAAGTTTAA
- the LOC108606127 gene encoding homeobox protein B-H1, which yields MQSSKSFLIRDLLGDLINRPNRRQTDSELDLSNDESDIDIEDRSTPDSMAIGCQQELLLAQHYNHNHNHNHDDDSSVESCGSGTPGPSPNASHGANLSAAAAAAGMAAGLLAVAAAGAGGGSAESNDHSVGNLGSGSYAEHKLQLSKSGRKPRRRRTAFTHAQLAYLERKFRCQKYLSVADRSDVAETLNLSETQVKTWYQNRRTKWKRQNQLRLEQLRHQATLEKDFVVQDAGAGGALGCCPSGLQSSFSAAAAAAAAANNPCNFLTSAAAAAIFRNVGYVHGCPM from the exons atgcaaagctcGAAATCTTTCTTAATACGCGATCTACTGGGTGACCTTATTAATCGACCAAATCGTCGACAAACTGACTCtg AGCTGGATTTGTCCAACGACGAGTCAGACATTGACATTGAGGATCGTTCTACGCCCGATTCGATGGCCATTGGCTGTCAGCAGGAGTTGCTACTCGCACAGCACTACAACCACAACCACAATCACAACCATGACGACGACTCCAGTGTTGAGTCCTGCGGCAGCGGTACGCCCGGTCCCAGTCCCAATGCGTCGCACGGTGCCAACTtaagcgccgctgctgctgcagcgggcATGGCCGCCGGACTGCTAGCCGTAGCTGCAGCTGGtgccggcggcggcagcgctgaGAGCAATGATCACTCCGTTGGCAATCtaggcagcggcagctatGCGgagcacaagctgcagctaagcaAGAGTGGACGCAAgccacgacgacgacgcacaGCGTTTACGCATGCCCAGTTGGCATATTTGGAGCGCAAGTTTcgttgccaaaaatatttaagcgtaGCGGATCGCAGCGATGTGGCCGAGACGCTTAACTTGTCCGAGACGCAGGTTAAGACCTGGTACCAAAATCGACG CACCAAATGGAAGCGACAGAATCAACTGCGtttggagcagctgcgtcatCAGGCCACCTTGGAGAAGGACTTTGTGGTGCAAGATGCGGGCGCTGGCGGCGCACTTGGCTGCTGCCCCAGTGGCTTGCAGAGCTCCTTTAgtgctgcagccgctgccgctgcggcaGCAAATAATCCATGCAATTTCTTAacctcagctgcagcagctgccatcTTTCGTAATGTGGGCTATGTGCATGGCTGTCCTATGTAA